DNA sequence from the Saimiri boliviensis isolate mSaiBol1 chromosome 5, mSaiBol1.pri, whole genome shotgun sequence genome:
TCCCTCAAAATATCTATGAAGCTTTAGGATATGGGAGTATTACATATGCTCTGATTTGGCTTTTACTAAACTACCTCTTCCACAATAAACTAGTTGCCCCATTTCAGTTGCTGCCTCCACGTCTTTCATTAGTCCCAAACTACTTACTGCCACAAGATGCTGTCTgttgaccaggcgcagtggctcatgcctgtaatcccagccctttgggaggccaaggggggtgggtcatgaggtcaagagatggagaccatcctggccaacatggtaaaaccctatctctactaaaaatacaaaaatcagctaggtgtggtggcatgtgcctgtagccccagctccttgggaagccgaggcaggagaattgcttgaacccaggaggcagaggttgcagtgagccgagatcatgccgctgcactccagcctggtgacagagtgagattccatctcaaaaaaaaaaagatgctgtttGTATCAGATTTTACTGAGAGTTTGGGAGTGAGAAAGGGAACTTAATAATGTATAATTTCATGGCACACCTTCCTGTTCTTTAAAAGCCTTCTGCCATCTCACTGATGTTTTTCCTTCCTAGGCTCTGTTTTTTTATGATATTTCTGTGTTCATGTATGCATttgcttattctctctctctgtatatgtatatgtgtatatatatgcttctccctccttccctccctctctccccataCGCCAGTTTTCTTTTGGCCTCTTCATACATTCTCTTCTTTACTCCAGTATTCCAAGCCTTTAATCCTCTCTGTCCTCTTTATTTTGCAGATTATTTTACCTCTATTCCCAGATCATGCTGTGAGTGTGTAGGCCTCATGTTTCATTTCCAGAGAGGCCATCAAGGTGTATTTAGAAGCAAATAACATGTTTCCTGAGATGAAACATCATTCCTTTAAGATGTGAAACAGCTACAGCATTGTATTTTCTTGCCATTACACTAGAAAATGCCAAATTTTGGTAAAAATATCAGTGAAATGGGAGGCAGACATATTTCCAAGACCAACATAGATGTCAGTCTTACTGAGGTAGgcgatgtaatttttttttttttttttttgagacggagtttcgctcttgttacccaggctggagtgtaatggcgtgatcttggctcaccacaacctccgcctcctgggttcaggcaattctcctgcctcagcctcctgagtagctgggattacaggcatgtaccaccatgcccagctaatgttttgtatttttagtagagacggggtttcaccatgttgaccaggatggtctcgatctcttgaccgcatgatccacctgcctcagcctcctaaagtgctgggattacaggcgtgagccacaggcGATATAATTTAAATGAACACTAATAACAATTTTATAGACCTAGATCCTCTTCTAATAATCTTAAGAGTTAGgtatattatccccattttcaaTCAAAAAAACCAGCAGCTCAGAGTGCCTCAAAATCATGCTGAAAGTCATTTCACTAGTATGTTGCAAACCCAGAATTTGTACTCACTTCTCTTTAACTCAAAAACTAATAATCTTTCCCTGTAAAAATGTTTGCTCACCTCTGGTGCAGGACCCCCAGCAGACTAGAAACGACGATTTATGTAGAGTAGCATTATCTTACATTATGACATAGATCAATATTTAATGGTCCTAATAATCTTGCTTTCTAGTGTTAGgattaaaaatatggaatcaatTACCTTCAACCTCCAGTGCATGAAAAATTTATGATGTTACATTCTTCATCATCTTCAAAACTCTTACATGCACTGTGAAAAATCTCAGTAGGCCATCAAATACATGTtctatgataaaatatttattgtagtttTGGGAAAAGTTAGGCCTTGCTAGAGTTTGAAAGATCTCCAACACTCCAGTGTAATTACAGCTCTGCTTTGTGAACACGGGCAATAGATCAATACAGGTTCATTTGTTTTCTGATGTTAGTTGCTTAGGAAGATTATTAAACTTGCAACAAATGAATACTTGAGCTGTATCTAGGCCTGATTGTTCCATCTATCCTTTTTAGATAAGGAAGCTACTATTGTTcaaatgatacatattttaatttaatagggAAAATTATTATGTCTAATACAAGACAACCAGTTGGTCTGAAATGAGGTGAAAAATAATCACCACATTTCTCTTACTTCAGcttaagtaatatttcatttctctcttttgcaCTAATTGTAACACTACTGCTTTATATATGTGCAGCTTATGTTCTGCACAAAGCTTCTGGCCTGGGAGAGTAGGGTGTACAGGGACTAACTAAACTCTCCGAAGCCCTGCGTTTATCTTTTTCTCATATGTACAAAGGTATCCTATAGTCTAGTGGACtacatttttagagaaaaggaTAAAGACTTGTAAATTGATCACACTTCTAAAATCTCGTTTGGGTTTAGGATGCATCAGGAAAGGTGTTGGATCACTGGAGCATCATGACCAGTGAGGAAGAAGTGGCCACCTTGCAGCAGTTCCTTCGTTTTGGAGAGACCAAATCCATAGTTGAACTCATGGCAATtcaagagaaagaagagcagTCCATCATCATACCACCTTCCACAGCAAATGTAGATATCAGGGCTTTCATCGAGAGCTGCAGCCACAGGAGTTCTAGCCTTCCCACTCCTGTGGACAAAGGAAACCCCAGCAGTATACACCCCTTTGAGAACCTCATAAGCAACATGACTTTCATGCTGCCTTTCCAGTTCTtcaaccctctgcctcctgcactGATAGGGTCACTGCCTGAACAGTATATGTTGGAGCAGGGTCATGACCAAAGTCAGGACCCCAAACAGGAAGTCCATGGGCCCTTCCCTAACAGCAGCTTCTTAACTTCCAGTTCCACATCATTTCAAGTTGAAAAAGATCAGTGTTTAAACTGTCCAGATGCTATCACTAAAAAAGACAACACCCATTTAAGTGACTCCAGCTCATATAACATTGTCACTAAGCTTGAAAGGACACAGTTATCCCCTGAGGCTAAACTGAAGCCAGAGAGGAATAGCCTTGGTACAAAGAAGGGCCGGGTATTCTGCACTGCATGTGAGAAGACCTTCTATGACAAAGGCACCCTCAAAATCCACTACAATGCCGTCCACCTGAAGATTAAGCATAAATGCACCATCGAAGGGTGTAACATGGTGTTCAGTTCCTTAAGGAGCCGGAATCGCCATAGCGCCAACCCCAACCCTCGGCTGCACATGCCAATGAACAGAAATAACCGGGACAAAGACCTCAGGAATAGCCTGAACCTGGCCAGCTCTGAGAACTACAAGTGCCCAGGTTTCACAGTGACATCCCCAGACTATAGGCCTCCTCCCAGCTACCCTGGTTCAGGAGAGGATTCCAAAGGCCAACCAGCCTTCCCAAACATTGGGCAAAATGGTGTACTTTTTCCCAACCTAAAGACAGTCCAGCCAGTCCTTCCTTTTTACCGCAGTCCAGCCACACCTGCCGAGGTAGCAAACACACCTGGGATGCTGCCTTCCCTCCCACTGTTGTCCTCGTCAATCCCAGAACAGCTGGTTTCAAATGAAATGCCATTTGATGCCCTTCCCAAGAAGAAATCTAGGAAGTCCAGTATGCCtattaaaatagagaaagaagcTGTGGAAATAGCTAATGAGAAAAGACACAACCTCAGCTCAGATGAAGACATGCCCCTGCAGGTGGTCAGTGAAGATGAGCAGGAGACTATCAGTCCTCGGTCACACAGAGTATCTGAGGAGCAGCACACACAGTCAGGAAGCTTAGGAAAGCCTCTCCTAGAAGGAGAGAGGCCCTGCCATCGTGAATCAGTGATTGAGTCCAGTGGAGCCATCAGCCAAACCCCTGAGCAGGACACACACAACTCAGAGAGGGAGACTGAGCAGACACCAACGCTGATCATGGTGCCAAGGGAGGTCGAGGATGGTGGCCATGAACACTACTTCACACCTGGGATGGAGCctcaagttcctttttctgaataCATGGAACTGCAGCAGCGCCTGCTGGCTGGGGGACTCTTCAATGCTTTGTCCAACAGGGGAATGGCTTTTCCTTGTCTTGAAGATTCTAAAGAACTGGAGCACTTGGGTCAGCATGCATTAGCAAGGCAGATGGACGAAAATCGCTTCCAGTGTGACATCTGCAAGAAGACCTTTAAAAATGCTTGCAGTGTGAAAATGCATTACAAGAATATGCATGtcaaagaaacacacacatgcacagtggAGGGCTGTAGTGCTACCTTTCCCTCCCGCAGGAGCAGAGACAGGTAAGGCATCTTCTGGCAATCATTTTTTCTAAGGCAGTGGCTCTTAAACTTtaacatgcatcagaatcacctggagagttgTTAAAACACAGACTTCTGGGCCCCACCCTAGAATTTCCATTTCATTAAGTCTGGGGCCAGGCCCAAGAGttggcatttttaacaagttatcAGATGATGCTGATGTTACTGTATCTGGGGGCCACAGTTTGAGAAATACTGTTCTGTGAATTTTCATATTTCCATATTTTGGAagtaaaaattcataaatttttacTTCCAAAAACCTAACCTAATTTGGCCACAAAACCTGATCTGAAGTGATGTGAGGTTATTTGTAATCTTCTTTATTCTCCTTTTGTGtggatttataaatatgtatgtggtACAGATAGTAATGGATTAATTATAGGATATTAACAGTGTTTCATTATATGCATCATTTAGTAGACTACTGGAATTAGTGGTTTCCAGTAAATAGAAAGTCTGAGAAATTCTGAATTCAGAAACACATCCAGCCCCAAGGGAATGGGATAAGAAATCATGAAATTTGGCctggtgcagttgctcacacctgtaatcccagcactttgggaggccaaggcgggtggatcacaaggtcaagaaatcgagaccatcctggccaacatggtaaaaccctgtctctaataaaaatacaaaacttagctgggcatgattttgtgtgcccatagtcccagctactcagaaggctgaggcaggagaaccattttaacctgggaggcagaggtcgcagtgagccgagatcacgccactgcattccagcctggcaaatgagtgagactgtctcaaaaaaaaaaaaaaaaagcaatcatgaACTACTTGTCACATTAGCAGATAAAGTAAAGCATAAATAATGGTTCGAATAGAGTGAgaagggaactttttttttcttttttttttttttttttttgagacggagtttcgctcttgttgcccaggctggagtgcaatggcgcaatctcggctcaccacaacctccgcctcctgggttcaggcaattctcctgcctcagcctcctgagtagctgggattacaggcacatgccaccatgcacagctaattttttagtatttttagtagagacggggtttcaccatgttgaccaggatggtctcgatctcttgacctcgtgatccacccgcctcggcctcccaaagtgctgggattacaggcttgagccaccgcgcccggccgagaaggGAACTTTTAAGTTACTATTATAGCTTACCAAAACTTAACTCAATTTCATTTGATAATATGAAATccatagaataaaatgttttagtttatttctaGTTACTCAGCtacatttaaaaggaagaatCACTGCTTGATCGaaggttttttaaatattaagatataaaagaataaaggTGATTGGCAGGTGGTTTCAGGGACTGTGATTTCTGGTTGAAGGAGCCTAAATTTTCATGACAAACACATAGAGGCCAACTGTTGACAAAGTGCCCCACTATAGAGCATATGTCGTCACTGTGGGGATAGCACTGGTGTTACCGTCTTGCCTATGCTTTTCTTCATGAACTTGAGTCACTTAACCACTCTTGAGGTCACCTTCCTCCCCAGCCTGTAAACGGAAGAGCAAGCATACCAAAAGATGGCCCCAGGAGGCTTATGGAAAAGATCAACTGCCTGATGAAATCCAATATGATAAATACTTAATGGTGCACTGAATATTAAAATGCTACATTTGCAGAAACAAGCTTGACTTGAAGTAGTTCAACGTGAACATTTAGTGCAAGTTGTAATACCTACCAAATTTGTTAAGACAGTGAAAAGGTACAGACTGCCACATGCGTTCCTGGACAGGGCTCATAAAAACATACTCATTGTCTTTAGCAAAGAGGATACAGCACAGGAGATATtagttaaatgtttatattaaatcaATGTTTCTACTGATAGGATATTGAACCAAACCACCAAGGTACCCTAATTAGTGAACCAGTCCTCCTTTAGCCTCCAAGAGGAGAGGAGTGTTTGTTCATGAGTAAGCTGTTATAAAGAGACAGTTATGTTGGTCATATTATCCTTGATATTTATGATACTGTTGTAGCCTACAATATCTACTAAATTAGAAGGCATATTGGATTCAGATACTTTCTTAATTTGATACTTCTTTTTCATAGATTTAATATTTATGTTCTGACCTATTTGCATTAATAGATCTGAGCCCTTCCCAATTGCCACAACAGGAAAGCATCTTGCATTCTAAATTAAAACCACTAATTCCAGTAGTCTAGAACTTGAAATGCATTTTACCTAGAATCTATGATTTAAGTAACAGTATTATAGGACTTTTTGGGCAGGCCCAGACCTAACCATTTAGAGAGATTGAGTAAGACTGAGAGATTGAGAACTGCGTTGCTGTAGGGACAGCTAACTTCTCTTTGAGCCACTGCTACTGCCAGCAACAGTTAGCAAGACCCATCAGGAAGGGACTAGGACAGCACCCTGGATGCTTATTTACCCCATGAATATTAAGAACTTTCTATGTTAGGTGCTGAAGACATAATCCCTGCCCACTGTAGTGGGGGAGACAGACCAGAAACAGGCAATTACAGTTGAATATGATGACTTCTGCAATGGAGAAATGTAGGCTGTTGTGGGTACATGGGAGGGCACCTTGCGAAGTTAAGGAAAGCTTCCTGGACGAAGGAGTATGTCTACAGCAGTAACtctgaaacattttcattttataacccCTTTACAAATACTTAAACCTAAGGTTACTCAAGAGCTGCTCTCTATTTGGGTTATAtctatcaaaatttattttagaaattaaaaaattcaactttatatattaacatatgtttattttaaaactacattttccaAAAGCAAAATTTTAGTGAGATGAGTggctttgttttacatttttgtaaatctcATTAATGTCTGACTTTGTAAAGACAACTACattctcatatctgcttctgcatATGCTCTGTTGCAAAATCATGTCACGTAGCCTCTGAAAAACTGACTCATGGGACAATGaaagtgaaaaaggcaaataatatctTAGAATTATGAAACTCTGACTTCCAGAACTCCCCAAAAGTGCCTCAGGAACCACTAGGGGTGCTCAGACCACactctgagaaccactggtctcaACTAATCAAAATAGAAGCCAAGAGGAAGAGTTGGAGGAGAGAGGTAGAGATTGAAGGAAGAGATGGAGACATGAGCACTGTGTACAGGATTAGCAAAGCCCTAGAAACTGAAAGCCTGGTACATGATTCACAGGGTTTTTACAGTTGTAGTAGTTACTGGTCTTAGGggacatggctttttttttttttttttttttttttttttgagacggagtttcactcttgttacccattctggagtgcaatggcgcgatctcagctcaccacaacctctacctcctgggttcaggcaattctcctgcctcagcctcctgagtagctgggattacaggcacgtgccaccatgcccagctaatgttttgtatttttagtagagacggggtttcaccatgttgaccaggatggtcttgatctcctgaccttgtgatccacctgccttggcctccgaaagtgctgggattacaggcttgagccaccgtgcctggccgggaCATGGCACTTTTAAGGCTTGAGAGGGGTGAGAGAGCCCACAAGTTAGCTATTAGTATGCATGGAATACTCAGGAGTTGGGTATGAGGCCCAGAGGTTTGCTTTGTTGCAGTAGGGACCTTTCTGAACTAGGTTCCAATAAACgtgcttgtctttctttttaatcacCTGTATGTACTGGAACCTGTATGTCAAcccagtgtctggttttctgctAGCACATACCAGCCCcttaaacccagaaggctgaCATAATCACAGGGCAGAGTTGGAGTTAAGAAGGGCTGCTTGCAAAGTATGTTATCTGGGAGTAAAATTGTGATTATGTCCAGAAAACATGTGTAAGGGAATAGAAGACAGAATTGTGCATGAACTGTTGAACtgtaaattttatacattttataaaacatgatTAGCTTCCCACACACGTGTCTTTGGGGATTTAGAAAATTCAATTCTTATTTTGGTGAAGATGTTTTCCCCAACTTGACCCTGCCATACATTCTGATATGTATTGGGGGAGTATTTTCTCTATTTGGAATAATTGTCCTGTCACCTGTAAGATTGTAACCCCCTTGGTAAGGATTGTTTTTTCCTGTCAAAAGTTAGCAGAGGATTTCTAAGGAAGAGCAACATTGATTTACAGGTTACTTCCAAATGATAACATATGACTAAAAGGCATGTGTCATAATGGATACTCATTATCTGCCCTTCAAGAGTAATCATTGGGTAGAAGATTGGTGGTATGCTTATTCTGCTGCATTTGCAAAACTTCTGTCTGGTATAGGATAGTGAAACATTACAAATATGAACTAAACTACATGCACAATTCTAGCCAATCAGATTCTTACCCACACTTGTAGAACTTTTAGGATGAAGTGTATGTCAGTACCCTAGACTAACACTATCCAATAGAAATACAATGCAAGCTTCACAGGAAATTTTAAATAGTCTAATAGCCactgtaaaaaagtaaaaataaaaagcagatgtGTTAAAATTTAACAACATTTAATTtagtatatccaaaatattatcctTGCAACATATGACACTAGTcacatttcaggtgctcagtATCCGTGTATGGCTAGTGGCTATTATATTGGACAGTGCACTCCAGAGGGTAATATTTCCTGATTTCATTGAAATGAAGTCCTCTTCTTAGTTCCTTATAGTTTGTGACCAGTTTTCTCCTGGGATCTCCTCGTTCCAGTGTCCCAGTTAAACTGGTCTAGTTGATGTAGTCTAGCCATTCTGGGAGACAGACCAGAAACAGACAATTACAGTTGAATGTGATGACTTCTGCAATGGGCAAATGCTGCTATGGGCACATGGGAGGGCACCGTGAGAAATTAAGGAAAGATTCCTGGAAGAAGGGGTATGTTAAATCAGTTTGCTTCTTCATatgcagaagcagatatgagCCCTGAAACAGTGAGATACAGAAAGTACATCAAACAGACAGTGGAAATCAAAAAGGACTACATATTTTCAGTTTCCAGACTGTCAGCTTTCCTGGTGAACACTAACTTCTGACAAGCAATGAACAACAGTGGGCTTGTGTCCACTAAACAGGTGTTACATCCCATGAGGGCCTACCCCCTTATCATCGGTGCTCCCGTACTACACATTTTTCCTGGTATCTACCAAGTCTCTCCACTCAGAATGATGACTGTTTCTAAAATAGCCCAACACATTACTAATCATCTTTTCACTGTTGTAGACACAGCTCAAACCTAAACCTTCACCAAAAAGCATTGAGTCAAGAAGCACTGGAAGGCAGTGAAGACCACTTCCGTGCAGCTTACCTTCTGAAAGATGTGGCTAAGGAAGCCTATCAGGATGTGGCTTTTACACAGCAAGCCTCCCAGACATCGGTCATTTTCAAAGGAACAAGTCGAATGGGCAGTCTGGTTTACCCAATAACCCAAGTCCACAATGCCAGCCTGGAGAGCTACAACTCTGGCCCCTTGAGCGAGGGCACCATCCTGGATTTGAGTACTACCTCAAGCATGAAGTCAGAGAGTAGCAGCCATTCCTCCTGGGACTCTGACGGGGTGAGTGAGGAAGGGACTGTGCTTATGGAGGACAGTGATGGGAACTGTGAAGGGCCGAGCCTTGTTCCCGGGGAAGATGAGTACCCCATCTGTGTCCTGATGGAGAAGGCCGACCAGAGCCTTGCCAGCCTGCCTTCTGGGTTGCCCATAACCTGTCATCTCTGCCAAAAGACATACAGTAACAAAGGGACCTTTAGAGCCCACTACAAAACTGTGCACCTTCGCCAGCTCCACAAATGCAAAGTACCAGGCTGCAACACTATGTTTTCATCTGTTCGCAGTCGAAACAGACATAGCCAGAATCCCAACCTGCACAAAAGCCTGGCCTCGTCTCCAAGTCACCTCCAGTAACAAGACGGCAAACCAAGTATGCCCAGATAAGCTTTTGCCATAATTCAGGAATAAGGTAGTCCAAAGAAATGATTCTTACTGTTTAATATCATTTGGGGCAAGTCAGGTAAAACTATTTGATTTGACTTTATAG
Encoded proteins:
- the BNC1 gene encoding zinc finger protein basonuclin-1; translation: MRRRPPSRGGRGAARAGETRREPRHRSGRRMAEAISCTLNCSCQSFKPGKINHRQCEQCKHGWVAHALSKLRIPPMYPTSQVEIVQSNVVFDISSLMLYGTQAIPVRLKILLDRLFSVLKQDEVLQILHALDWTLQDYIRGYVLQDASGKVLDHWSIMTSEEEVATLQQFLRFGETKSIVELMAIQEKEEQSIIIPPSTANVDIRAFIESCSHRSSSLPTPVDKGNPSSIHPFENLISNMTFMLPFQFFNPLPPALIGSLPEQYMLEQGHDQSQDPKQEVHGPFPNSSFLTSSSTSFQVEKDQCLNCPDAITKKDNTHLSDSSSYNIVTKLERTQLSPEAKLKPERNSLGTKKGRVFCTACEKTFYDKGTLKIHYNAVHLKIKHKCTIEGCNMVFSSLRSRNRHSANPNPRLHMPMNRNNRDKDLRNSLNLASSENYKCPGFTVTSPDYRPPPSYPGSGEDSKGQPAFPNIGQNGVLFPNLKTVQPVLPFYRSPATPAEVANTPGMLPSLPLLSSSIPEQLVSNEMPFDALPKKKSRKSSMPIKIEKEAVEIANEKRHNLSSDEDMPLQVVSEDEQETISPRSHRVSEEQHTQSGSLGKPLLEGERPCHRESVIESSGAISQTPEQDTHNSERETEQTPTLIMVPREVEDGGHEHYFTPGMEPQVPFSEYMELQQRLLAGGLFNALSNRGMAFPCLEDSKELEHLGQHALARQMDENRFQCDICKKTFKNACSVKMHYKNMHVKETHTCTVEGCSATFPSRRSRDRHSSNLNLHQKALSQEALEGSEDHFRAAYLLKDVAKEAYQDVAFTQQASQTSVIFKGTSRMGSLVYPITQVHNASLESYNSGPLSEGTILDLSTTSSMKSESSSHSSWDSDGVSEEGTVLMEDSDGNCEGPSLVPGEDEYPICVLMEKADQSLASLPSGLPITCHLCQKTYSNKGTFRAHYKTVHLRQLHKCKVPGCNTMFSSVRSRNRHSQNPNLHKSLASSPSHLQ